In the genome of Polaribacter atrinae, one region contains:
- the ccsA gene encoding cytochrome c biogenesis protein CcsA, with product MKKIISILYSTRLMALLFILFAVAMGIATFIENDYGTQTSKALVYNTWWFELIMLLFVINFFGNIFRYRLHKKEKWAVLMFHLSFLLILIGAGVTRYIGYEGIMLIKEGESTNKFLSETTYLNAIVDNNKVQKPEINKPMLLSAWGKNSWSYTDHFKTEDTEQDFSFELVEYIPWAERKLVEDENGTDHLFFVESSEGTRHEHWIQKGTIQNIHGVLVGFNAESDNPSINFIEENGNLKMVSKDSGDWFRMADQKRGNIVKDSVQNFQYLTLHNVSGLQFVIPKPAEKGIMKTTSGPKDDQKLDVIVVDIKSNGQTERVELTGGKFNSQGSKEITVGGLNFRLLYGAKILETPFLVKLNDFQLEKYPGSESAASYASEVTVIDADESFDYRIFMNHILDHKGYKFFQSSYDLSGPVEETHLSVNHDFVGTFITYLGYSFLYTGLICILFAKNTRFDHLKESLKKIKKKKLTLSIVATLLLSSFSFAQHAPHEESKITNQQIDSILQANLVDIHHAESFNKLVIQDAGGRMKPAHTFASELVRKVSKKETFKGMKPSQVLLSIIESPRLWYEVPVIYLEKGNSKIREVLSLSETTEYARLSDFITPTGSYKIKKDVEEAQKKNVKNKFENDLLKIDKRVGLLYSAIGGGILRIYPIPNDDNNTWVSQPETSTAGFKATDSVFVRQSLPVYIQLLQEAKKTNDYTKADQILDGIKKFQKKFGAEVYPSEERIDLEITYNKWEIFTKTSVLYMILGLLLIFIEILKIFYYKSKALSFIVKGLIVLTVLSFLFHTFGLASRWYISGNAPWSNAYESIIYVSWATMLFGLFLGKKSTLTIGATTFLAAIILFFAHQNWLDPAIANLQPVLNSWWLMVHVSIIVASYGPFSLAMILGIVTLILIVFTTEKNRKRMDINIKELTIINEMAITVGLVMLTIGNFLGGMWANESWGRYWGWDPKETWALISIMVYGFVLHMRLIPGLRSRLAFSFASAFSYLAIMMTYFGVNFYLSGLHSYASGDKAVTPREAYIYIGALVLLTILASFKYKKYYKK from the coding sequence ATGAAAAAAATTATTAGCATTCTCTATTCAACTCGTTTAATGGCACTTTTATTTATCCTTTTTGCAGTTGCAATGGGAATTGCCACATTTATAGAAAACGATTATGGCACACAAACCTCAAAAGCTTTAGTTTACAATACCTGGTGGTTTGAATTAATAATGCTTCTTTTTGTCATTAATTTCTTTGGAAATATTTTTAGATACCGATTACATAAAAAAGAAAAATGGGCAGTTTTAATGTTTCATTTGTCTTTTTTATTAATCTTGATTGGTGCAGGAGTAACTCGTTATATTGGTTATGAAGGCATTATGCTAATTAAGGAAGGAGAATCTACCAATAAATTTTTATCTGAAACTACATATTTAAATGCAATTGTAGATAATAATAAAGTACAGAAGCCAGAAATTAACAAACCGATGTTATTATCTGCTTGGGGTAAAAACTCTTGGTCTTACACAGATCATTTTAAGACTGAAGACACTGAACAAGATTTTAGTTTTGAACTTGTAGAATATATTCCTTGGGCAGAAAGAAAATTAGTAGAAGATGAAAATGGAACTGATCATTTATTCTTTGTAGAATCTTCTGAAGGAACGCGTCATGAACATTGGATTCAAAAAGGAACAATTCAAAACATTCACGGAGTATTGGTTGGTTTCAATGCAGAAAGCGATAACCCATCTATAAACTTTATAGAAGAAAATGGAAACTTAAAAATGGTTTCTAAAGATTCTGGTGATTGGTTTCGAATGGCAGATCAAAAAAGAGGAAATATTGTAAAAGACTCTGTTCAAAACTTTCAATATTTAACCTTACACAATGTTTCTGGCTTACAGTTTGTAATTCCTAAACCTGCAGAAAAAGGTATCATGAAAACTACTAGCGGTCCAAAAGACGATCAAAAGTTAGATGTTATTGTTGTAGATATTAAGAGTAATGGACAAACAGAAAGAGTTGAATTAACAGGAGGTAAATTTAATTCTCAGGGTTCTAAAGAAATTACAGTTGGAGGATTAAATTTTAGATTATTATATGGTGCAAAAATTTTAGAAACACCTTTCTTAGTAAAGTTAAATGACTTTCAATTAGAAAAATATCCTGGTTCAGAAAGCGCTGCTTCTTATGCTAGTGAAGTAACCGTAATAGATGCAGACGAATCTTTTGATTATAGAATTTTTATGAACCACATTTTAGACCACAAAGGCTATAAGTTTTTTCAATCTAGTTACGACTTATCTGGCCCAGTAGAAGAAACACACCTCTCTGTAAACCATGATTTTGTAGGGACGTTTATCACTTATTTAGGGTATTCTTTCTTATATACAGGTTTAATCTGTATTCTTTTTGCTAAGAACACAAGATTTGATCATTTAAAAGAAAGTTTAAAAAAGATTAAAAAGAAAAAATTGACTCTATCTATTGTAGCAACGTTACTTCTTTCTTCTTTTAGTTTTGCACAACATGCTCCGCATGAAGAGAGTAAAATTACAAACCAGCAAATAGACTCTATATTACAAGCTAATTTAGTAGACATTCATCATGCTGAGAGTTTTAATAAATTAGTCATTCAGGATGCTGGAGGAAGAATGAAACCTGCTCATACCTTTGCTTCTGAATTGGTTAGAAAAGTAAGTAAAAAAGAGACTTTTAAAGGTATGAAACCTAGCCAGGTTTTATTATCTATTATAGAAAGCCCAAGACTTTGGTATGAAGTACCCGTTATTTATTTAGAAAAAGGAAATTCAAAAATAAGAGAAGTTTTAAGTCTATCTGAAACTACAGAATATGCTCGTTTATCAGATTTTATTACACCTACTGGTTCTTATAAAATAAAGAAAGATGTTGAAGAGGCACAGAAGAAAAATGTAAAAAATAAATTTGAGAACGATTTACTTAAAATTGATAAACGTGTAGGTTTATTATACAGTGCTATTGGAGGTGGAATCTTACGTATTTACCCAATTCCTAATGACGACAACAATACATGGGTTTCTCAACCAGAAACGTCAACGGCAGGTTTTAAAGCTACAGACTCTGTTTTTGTTAGACAATCATTGCCTGTTTACATTCAACTTTTACAGGAAGCTAAAAAAACAAATGACTATACAAAAGCAGATCAAATTTTAGATGGTATTAAGAAATTTCAGAAGAAATTTGGTGCAGAAGTGTATCCGTCAGAAGAAAGAATTGATTTAGAAATTACTTATAATAAATGGGAAATCTTTACGAAGACTTCAGTATTATATATGATTTTAGGATTGTTATTAATCTTTATTGAAATTTTAAAAATATTTTATTATAAATCTAAAGCGTTAAGTTTTATTGTTAAAGGACTTATTGTTTTAACAGTTTTAAGCTTTCTATTTCATACGTTTGGTTTGGCATCAAGATGGTACATAAGTGGTAACGCACCTTGGAGTAACGCTTACGAATCTATTATTTACGTTTCTTGGGCAACCATGTTATTTGGTTTATTTTTAGGAAAAAAATCTACTTTAACCATTGGAGCAACTACTTTTTTAGCTGCTATTATTTTATTCTTTGCGCATCAAAACTGGTTAGATCCTGCTATTGCAAACTTACAACCTGTTTTAAACTCATGGTGGTTAATGGTGCATGTATCTATTATTGTTGCAAGTTATGGACCTTTCTCATTAGCCATGATTTTAGGTATTGTTACTTTAATACTTATCGTATTTACGACCGAGAAGAATAGAAAAAGAATGGACATCAATATTAAAGAGTTAACCATTATTAACGAAATGGCAATTACTGTTGGTTTGGTTATGTTAACTATTGGTAACTTTTTAGGAGGTATGTGGGCCAATGAAAGTTGGGGACGTTACTGGGGTTGGGACCCTAAGGAAACTTGGGCTTTAATTTCAATTATGGTATATGGTTTTGTATTACACATGCGCTTAATACCTGGTTTACGTAGTAGGTTAGCGTTTAGTTTTGCTTCTGCTTTTTCTTATTTAGCCATAATGATGACCTATTTTGGAGTAAACTTCTATTTGTCTGGTTTGCATTCTTATGCAAGCGGAGACAAAGCTGTAACACCTAGAGAAGCTTATATTTATATTGGAGCATTAGTTTTACTTACTATTTTAGCTTCCTTTAAATACAAGAAATACTATAAAAAGTAA
- a CDS encoding PBP1 and LysM peptidoglycan-binding domain-containing protein — MNTKDLLRLNPNVSRNPEANSVIVIPNKKLKATTSTQDNVVEDVVIEGMDKDAALKEKKDELIEELKKNFVVYEVKKGDTFYSLTRFYNVTQEELTTLNPVLSEGLKVGQIIKIKAIEEGEVVIENNIYEDVIDTKIHLKAALLLPFRADEYRSSTSKDIFQKSKLADMVTDFYLGAQIAVDSLRSQGINIELNVFDTGSNSTKIKTILSENNLNKNDVVIGPLYSEEAELVANRLNVPVVFPFYSTKQSKFTASKLIKTSPEKKVFRDELTTYIKDNFTKGNLILVGDGEYESNISNNVMKQSFQSHDSISVVHILKPTNGYIAKNRFLQILKPNQPNWVVLTSNNTILVADAINSLISLPENTNVQLFTYNKGEAFDKIANLKLAKVNLTYVSDEYVSEASVSTQQFNNQYAGKNNALPSFAATKGFDITYDVLIRLASGDDLKDTFKDGASFRIESKFDYTGKSGGISENKGLFIVKYNKDLSLTRLK; from the coding sequence ATGAATACCAAAGATTTACTTCGTTTAAACCCAAATGTGAGTAGAAATCCAGAAGCAAATTCTGTTATTGTAATTCCTAATAAAAAATTAAAAGCAACAACTTCTACCCAAGATAATGTGGTAGAGGATGTTGTAATTGAAGGAATGGATAAAGATGCCGCTTTAAAAGAAAAAAAGGACGAGCTTATAGAGGAACTTAAGAAAAACTTTGTTGTTTATGAAGTAAAAAAAGGAGATACTTTTTATAGTTTAACTCGTTTTTATAATGTGACTCAAGAAGAGTTGACAACACTTAATCCTGTTTTATCAGAAGGTTTAAAAGTGGGACAGATTATTAAAATAAAAGCCATTGAAGAAGGGGAAGTAGTTATCGAAAACAATATCTATGAAGATGTAATTGATACTAAAATTCATTTAAAAGCGGCGTTATTACTACCTTTTAGAGCTGATGAATATAGATCTTCTACATCAAAAGATATTTTTCAGAAGAGCAAATTGGCAGATATGGTTACAGACTTTTATTTAGGTGCACAAATTGCCGTAGACTCATTAAGGAGTCAAGGAATTAACATCGAATTAAATGTCTTTGATACAGGAAGTAATAGTACAAAGATTAAAACAATTTTGTCTGAAAACAACCTTAATAAGAATGATGTAGTAATTGGTCCTTTGTATTCGGAAGAGGCAGAATTGGTGGCGAATAGGTTAAATGTACCTGTTGTTTTTCCTTTTTATTCTACCAAGCAATCTAAATTTACTGCTTCAAAATTGATTAAAACATCACCAGAGAAAAAAGTTTTTAGAGATGAATTAACTACTTATATAAAAGATAATTTTACAAAAGGGAATTTGATTTTAGTGGGAGACGGAGAGTACGAGTCAAATATTTCTAATAATGTGATGAAACAGTCGTTTCAATCTCATGATTCTATTTCTGTTGTCCATATTTTAAAACCTACTAATGGGTATATTGCTAAAAATCGTTTTTTACAAATCTTAAAACCAAATCAACCAAATTGGGTTGTTTTAACGTCTAATAACACTATTTTAGTGGCAGATGCTATAAATAGTTTAATTAGCTTACCAGAGAATACAAACGTTCAATTATTTACATATAACAAAGGAGAAGCTTTTGATAAAATTGCAAATTTAAAGTTAGCAAAAGTTAATTTAACCTATGTTAGTGATGAGTATGTAAGTGAGGCTTCGGTTTCCACACAGCAATTTAACAATCAATATGCTGGTAAAAACAACGCGTTGCCTTCATTTGCTGCAACCAAAGGTTTTGATATTACTTACGATGTTTTAATTAGATTGGCTTCCGGAGACGACTTAAAAGATACTTTTAAAGACGGTGCTTCTTTTAGAATAGAAAGTAAATTCGATTATACGGGTAAGTCTGGAGGGATCTCAGAAAACAAAGGCTTATTTATTGTAAAGTATAATAAAGACCTAAGTTTAACGAGGTTAAAATAG
- the guaA gene encoding glutamine-hydrolyzing GMP synthase, protein MQQHNVLILDFGSQYTQLIARRVRELNIYCEIHPYNHPPKNQSEFKAVILSGSPNSVRGENVLHPDLSEIRGKKPVLAVCYGAQYLAHFTGGQVAPSNTREYGRANLSYIKSGETFFDNISEGSQVWMSHSDTIKELPTNGELLASTKDVENAAYKIKGEETFAIQFHPEVYHSKDGKQLLENFLVKIAGVAQTWTPDSFVESTVAEIREKVGNDKVVLGLSGGVDSSVAAVLLNKAIGKNLYCIFVNNGLLRKNEFETVLKRYEGMGLNVKGVDASARFLKALEGLTDPEKKRKAIGNAFIEVFDDEAHQITDVTWLAQGTIYPDVIESVSVNGGPSATIKSHHNVGGLPDYMKLKIVEPLKMIFKDEVRRVGASMGIDPELLGRHPFPGPGLGIRILGDITAEKVRILQEVDAIFINGLKEDGLYDKVWQAGAMLLPVDSVGVMGDERTYEKVVALRAVESTDGMTADWVNLPYEFLQKTSNKIINQVKGVNRVVYDISSKPPATIEWE, encoded by the coding sequence ATGCAACAACACAACGTACTTATTTTAGATTTCGGATCGCAATACACACAGTTAATTGCGAGAAGAGTAAGAGAATTAAACATTTATTGTGAAATTCATCCTTATAACCATCCACCAAAAAATCAATCAGAATTTAAAGCAGTTATCTTGTCAGGTAGCCCAAACTCTGTAAGGGGAGAAAATGTTTTACATCCAGATTTATCAGAAATTAGAGGAAAAAAACCTGTTTTAGCAGTTTGTTATGGAGCACAATATTTGGCTCATTTTACAGGCGGACAAGTAGCTCCTTCTAATACGAGAGAATATGGTAGAGCAAATTTATCCTATATAAAAAGTGGAGAAACTTTCTTTGATAATATTTCAGAAGGAAGTCAGGTTTGGATGAGTCATTCAGACACTATAAAAGAATTGCCAACCAACGGAGAGTTATTGGCAAGTACTAAAGACGTAGAAAATGCGGCTTATAAAATAAAAGGAGAAGAAACTTTTGCAATTCAATTTCATCCAGAAGTATACCACTCTAAAGATGGTAAACAATTATTAGAAAACTTTTTAGTTAAAATTGCAGGTGTTGCACAAACTTGGACACCAGATTCTTTTGTAGAAAGTACCGTAGCCGAAATTAGAGAAAAAGTTGGTAACGATAAAGTAGTTTTAGGACTTTCTGGAGGTGTAGATTCTTCTGTAGCAGCAGTTTTATTAAACAAAGCAATTGGTAAAAACCTATATTGTATTTTTGTAAATAACGGACTTTTACGTAAAAACGAGTTCGAAACTGTATTAAAAAGATACGAAGGCATGGGATTAAACGTTAAAGGTGTAGATGCATCGGCACGTTTTTTGAAAGCCTTAGAAGGTTTGACAGATCCAGAGAAAAAAAGAAAAGCAATTGGTAATGCTTTTATTGAAGTTTTTGATGATGAAGCACATCAAATTACAGATGTAACTTGGTTAGCTCAAGGTACTATTTATCCAGATGTTATTGAGTCTGTTTCTGTAAATGGAGGTCCATCTGCAACAATCAAAAGTCATCATAATGTGGGAGGATTACCAGATTATATGAAATTGAAAATAGTAGAACCTTTAAAAATGATTTTTAAAGACGAGGTAAGAAGAGTAGGTGCTTCTATGGGGATAGATCCAGAGTTATTAGGGCGTCATCCTTTTCCAGGACCTGGTTTAGGAATTCGTATTTTGGGTGATATTACAGCAGAAAAAGTAAGAATTTTACAAGAAGTAGATGCTATTTTTATCAACGGTTTAAAAGAAGACGGTTTGTATGACAAAGTTTGGCAAGCAGGTGCGATGTTACTTCCTGTAGATTCTGTTGGAGTTATGGGAGATGAAAGAACGTATGAAAAAGTAGTTGCTTTAAGAGCTGTAGAAAGTACAGATGGAATGACGGCAGATTGGGTAAATTTACCTTATGAATTTTTGCAAAAAACATCTAATAAAATAATAAATCAAGTAAAAGGTGTAAACAGAGTTGTATATGATATTAGCTCAAAACCACCTGCAACTATAGAATGGGAATAA
- a CDS encoding 3-oxoacyl-ACP synthase III family protein, with protein sequence MISSKITGTGTFIPSITKENKDFLNEKFLNEDGSTFDSDNDVIIEKFKAITGIEERRYAKPEYASSDLAYFAAQKAIEDANINQEDLDYIIIAHNFGDVKVDGVQSDMLPSLATRVKHKLGIENPNCVAYDILFGCPGWIEATIQAHAFIKAGMAKKCLVIGSETLSRVVDKYDRDSMIFSDGAGACILEATEETNVGILSHATQTFAKDEAFYLHYGSSFNKEANQDVQYIKMLGRKIYEFALVHVPAAMKFALDKSGVEIDEVKKIFIHQANEKMDEAIMKRFFRLFKKKVPEGIMPLSITKLGNSSVATVPTLLDLVLKGKLENQEVNKGDVVIFASVGAGMNINAIVYRF encoded by the coding sequence ATGATTTCATCAAAAATAACAGGAACAGGTACTTTTATTCCTTCTATAACTAAAGAAAATAAAGATTTCTTAAATGAAAAATTCTTAAACGAGGATGGTTCAACTTTTGACTCTGATAATGATGTAATTATAGAGAAATTTAAAGCAATTACTGGTATTGAAGAAAGGCGTTACGCTAAACCAGAATACGCCTCTTCTGATTTGGCTTACTTTGCTGCTCAAAAAGCTATTGAGGATGCTAATATCAATCAAGAAGATTTAGATTATATAATTATCGCTCATAATTTTGGAGATGTAAAAGTAGATGGAGTACAAAGCGATATGTTGCCAAGTTTGGCTACAAGAGTGAAACATAAGTTGGGTATTGAAAATCCTAATTGTGTTGCGTATGATATTCTTTTTGGTTGCCCAGGTTGGATAGAAGCAACCATACAAGCCCATGCATTTATTAAAGCTGGTATGGCTAAAAAATGTTTGGTTATTGGTTCTGAAACCTTGTCTAGAGTTGTAGATAAATATGATAGAGATTCTATGATTTTTAGTGATGGAGCTGGAGCTTGTATTTTAGAGGCTACAGAAGAAACGAATGTTGGTATTTTAAGTCATGCAACACAAACTTTTGCAAAAGACGAAGCCTTTTATCTACATTACGGAAGTTCTTTTAATAAAGAAGCAAACCAAGATGTGCAGTATATTAAAATGTTAGGTAGAAAAATTTATGAGTTTGCTTTGGTTCATGTACCTGCGGCGATGAAATTTGCTTTAGATAAAAGTGGTGTTGAAATAGATGAAGTGAAAAAAATATTTATTCACCAAGCTAATGAAAAAATGGATGAAGCCATTATGAAACGTTTCTTTAGATTGTTTAAAAAGAAAGTTCCAGAAGGAATAATGCCATTAAGTATCACCAAATTAGGTAATAGTTCTGTTGCTACCGTACCTACTTTATTAGATTTGGTTTTAAAAGGTAAATTAGAAAATCAAGAAGTGAATAAAGGTGATGTTGTTATTTTTGCTTCTGTTGGTGCAGGAATGAATATAAATGCAATCGTTTATCGTTTTTAG
- a CDS encoding group III truncated hemoglobin — protein sequence MNPDISSRDDIKFIITKFYDLLLADKKMIPFFEEIVAKNHLEEHLEVISDFWNDILFDTNSYSNNVMKKHLDKNVFVAFNKEHFSIWMSYFFETIDANFDGERAQNMKNRARSIATVMELKLGVYQ from the coding sequence ATGAATCCAGATATTTCTTCAAGAGATGATATAAAATTTATCATTACAAAATTTTACGATTTACTATTGGCAGATAAAAAGATGATTCCTTTTTTCGAAGAAATTGTTGCGAAAAACCATTTAGAAGAACATTTAGAGGTGATTTCAGACTTTTGGAATGATATTCTTTTTGATACAAATTCGTATTCTAATAATGTTATGAAAAAACATCTAGATAAAAATGTTTTTGTTGCTTTTAATAAAGAGCATTTTAGTATTTGGATGTCGTATTTTTTTGAAACTATTGATGCTAATTTTGATGGGGAAAGGGCACAGAATATGAAGAATAGAGCAAGGTCTATTGCTACTGTAATGGAGTTAAAACTAGGCGTCTATCAATAG
- a CDS encoding cytidine deaminase, with product MRKIEVSTSATVYNDISELSVEDKMLMQKAIESRNKAYAPYSKFHVGAALLLDNGEIVLGNNQESAAYPSGMCAERVAIWKAGSAYPDMKIVKLAITASSTITKVNKPIGPCGACRQTLSEYEINQKTPFQVLFMGEVGEVVVTESLLSLLPFSFDSTYL from the coding sequence ATGAGAAAAATTGAAGTTTCAACATCGGCAACTGTTTATAATGATATTTCAGAACTTTCTGTAGAAGACAAGATGTTAATGCAGAAAGCAATTGAATCTAGAAATAAAGCCTATGCTCCATATTCTAAGTTTCATGTAGGTGCTGCTTTATTGTTAGATAATGGCGAAATTGTTTTAGGAAACAATCAAGAAAGCGCCGCTTACCCTTCTGGTATGTGTGCAGAAAGAGTTGCTATTTGGAAAGCAGGTTCTGCCTACCCAGATATGAAAATTGTAAAATTAGCAATTACGGCAAGTTCTACAATAACCAAAGTTAACAAACCAATAGGACCTTGTGGAGCTTGTAGACAAACATTATCTGAATACGAAATCAATCAAAAAACACCATTTCAAGTTCTATTTATGGGAGAAGTAGGTGAAGTTGTCGTTACAGAATCACTACTTTCATTATTACCTTTTTCTTTTGATAGCACCTATTTATAA
- the porV gene encoding type IX secretion system outer membrane channel protein PorV: MNKLGIYFILCAFVTIKTSAQTEINTDNIGGITTAVPFLLITPDARAGGMGDVGVATSADAFSLFHNAAKMTFSNRQVKAGITYSPWLRNLTDDIFTGSASYMNRFSENAAWGADLKYFSLGQIDLTNSDGTDNGSINPNELAFTGAYSLKLSETFSMGVGLKYVRSNLTFNGTNSTLRPINSFAVDISGYYQSFEENYGDFNGRYRLGFNIANIGPKVSYSPGSEDFIPTNLKLGGGFDFILDDYNTISTNIEFTKLLVPTPPIRDTNGDIVEGEDDNVGWVSGIFQSFGDAPGGFSEELQEFTYAFGAEYLYNNAFALRGGYFHESQDKGNRQYFTLGGGFKTNALNVDLSYLINSSDVNNPLENSLRFSLSFDLGEVFDDY, encoded by the coding sequence ATGAATAAATTAGGAATCTATTTTATATTATGTGCGTTTGTAACTATTAAAACAAGTGCGCAAACAGAAATAAACACAGACAATATTGGTGGTATTACTACTGCAGTACCCTTCTTGTTAATAACACCAGATGCTAGAGCAGGTGGTATGGGAGATGTAGGTGTAGCAACATCTGCAGATGCTTTTTCTCTTTTTCATAATGCGGCAAAAATGACCTTTAGTAATAGGCAGGTAAAAGCAGGTATTACATATTCTCCATGGTTACGTAATTTAACTGATGATATTTTTACCGGAAGTGCTTCTTATATGAATCGTTTTAGTGAAAATGCAGCTTGGGGTGCAGATTTAAAATATTTTTCTTTAGGTCAGATAGACTTAACAAATTCAGATGGTACAGATAATGGTTCTATTAACCCGAATGAATTAGCGTTTACAGGTGCCTATTCTTTAAAGTTAAGTGAAACATTTTCTATGGGGGTTGGGTTAAAGTATGTGAGATCTAACTTAACATTTAATGGAACAAATAGTACTTTAAGACCTATAAATTCTTTTGCAGTTGATATCTCTGGATATTACCAATCTTTCGAAGAAAATTATGGAGATTTTAATGGACGTTACAGATTAGGTTTTAATATTGCTAATATTGGTCCGAAGGTTTCTTACAGTCCAGGAAGTGAAGATTTTATTCCTACCAACCTAAAATTAGGTGGTGGATTCGATTTTATATTAGATGATTATAACACCATTTCTACCAACATAGAATTCACAAAATTATTAGTACCAACTCCACCAATTAGAGATACTAATGGAGATATTGTAGAAGGAGAAGATGATAATGTTGGTTGGGTTAGTGGAATTTTTCAATCTTTTGGAGATGCTCCTGGAGGATTTAGTGAAGAATTACAAGAGTTTACCTATGCATTTGGTGCAGAATATTTGTACAATAATGCTTTTGCTTTAAGAGGTGGTTATTTTCATGAAAGCCAAGACAAAGGAAATAGACAATATTTTACATTAGGTGGTGGGTTTAAAACCAATGCTTTAAATGTAGATTTATCATATTTAATTAATTCTTCTGATGTAAATAATCCGTTAGAAAACTCTTTACGTTTTTCTTTATCATTTGATTTAGGGGAAGTTTTTGACGATTATTAA